From the genome of Thermogutta terrifontis, one region includes:
- a CDS encoding thioredoxin family protein, which yields MKRVISGLLGLGCLMLALGLGSCAVAEQKGVKVGDPAPDWKGIIGVDDKQHSLSDYKDAKLIVLVFTCNHCPVAKAYEDRLIALQKDYKDKGVQVIAVNVNNIPEDRLDRMKERAKEKGFNFPYIYDSSQKMGHDYGARVTPHVFVLDSERKIAYIGAIDDNMDPAKVKKHYLRDALDALLDGKSPPVAETKAFGCTIKYE from the coding sequence ATGAAGCGCGTCATCAGTGGCTTGCTGGGGCTCGGCTGTTTGATGCTGGCATTGGGCCTGGGGTCCTGTGCCGTGGCGGAGCAGAAGGGTGTCAAGGTGGGTGATCCTGCCCCGGATTGGAAGGGAATTATCGGAGTGGATGACAAGCAGCATTCCCTCTCCGACTACAAGGACGCCAAGCTCATCGTCCTTGTCTTCACGTGCAACCACTGCCCGGTGGCGAAGGCCTACGAAGATCGTCTTATCGCCCTGCAGAAAGACTACAAGGACAAAGGGGTCCAGGTCATCGCCGTCAATGTCAACAACATCCCGGAAGATCGCCTCGATCGCATGAAGGAGCGGGCAAAAGAAAAGGGCTTCAACTTCCCCTACATCTATGATTCCAGCCAAAAGATGGGCCACGATTATGGTGCCCGAGTAACTCCGCATGTGTTCGTCCTGGATTCCGAGCGAAAGATTGCCTACATCGGCGCGATTGACGACAACATGGACCCGGCCAAGGTGAAAAAGCATTATCTCCGGGACGCCCTGGATGCACTCCTGGATGGCAAGAGTCCGCCTGTTGCGGAAACCAAGGCCTTTGGCTGCACAATCAAGTACGAATGA
- a CDS encoding DUF1559 domain-containing protein, with product MRGSRISSRSRGFTLVELLVVIAIIGILIALLLPAVQAAREAARRSQCTNNLKQLGLGLQNYHDVNKVFPYRKGGSEGCSTDAWCSNRGRKSGFVPLLPYIEQNALYERIRAGDPTGATSGGNVVPPDGPAGWQSWSVWNDSPDLLLCPSDNGYPDRNGAYNSYAFCVGDQVEGVQNGVSGDNVRGLFSRRRTYSIADITDGTSNTIAMSERLCQQKLGSYRGQYPVAVPARSIEHVLGVAIGVSGVINSPALCMTVSDGRYFNQGVAIQARFGVRWTDGQPMYVSFNTVLPPNAPACSDDAAQYGDAHHLVIPPASRHPGGVNCLFADGSVRFISNTINTGNLGAYQPFNGPSVYGVWGALGSKDGSESVTAP from the coding sequence ATGCGAGGGTCTCGAATCAGCAGCCGCTCTCGTGGTTTCACTCTGGTGGAACTGCTCGTAGTGATTGCCATTATCGGCATCTTAATCGCACTGCTGCTCCCCGCAGTCCAGGCAGCGCGTGAGGCTGCCCGTCGCTCGCAGTGCACAAACAACCTCAAACAACTGGGGTTGGGTTTGCAGAATTATCACGACGTCAACAAAGTATTCCCTTACCGAAAGGGAGGATCCGAAGGGTGCAGCACTGACGCGTGGTGCTCCAATCGGGGGCGGAAGAGTGGATTCGTCCCTCTCCTGCCCTATATTGAGCAAAACGCCCTTTATGAACGAATCCGCGCAGGGGATCCCACCGGCGCCACAAGTGGCGGCAACGTGGTTCCGCCGGACGGCCCCGCCGGTTGGCAGAGCTGGTCCGTGTGGAACGACTCCCCTGATCTACTCCTGTGCCCCTCGGATAACGGCTATCCGGATCGCAACGGTGCCTACAACTCTTACGCGTTCTGTGTGGGCGACCAGGTAGAGGGCGTTCAAAACGGTGTCAGTGGTGACAACGTTCGTGGGCTTTTCAGCCGCCGACGCACCTACTCGATAGCGGACATCACCGATGGTACCAGCAATACGATCGCCATGAGCGAACGGCTCTGCCAACAGAAACTTGGTTCTTACCGCGGACAGTATCCGGTGGCCGTTCCTGCCAGGAGCATCGAGCACGTGCTCGGCGTGGCCATCGGCGTTTCGGGGGTCATCAATTCTCCAGCTCTGTGCATGACGGTGTCCGACGGCCGTTATTTCAATCAAGGCGTTGCAATTCAGGCACGCTTTGGTGTTCGCTGGACTGACGGGCAGCCCATGTACGTAAGCTTCAATACCGTGTTGCCACCAAACGCGCCAGCCTGTTCTGATGATGCGGCTCAATATGGCGATGCGCACCACCTTGTCATTCCTCCTGCCAGTCGCCACCCAGGGGGCGTCAACTGCTTGTTCGCCGACGGTTCGGTGCGATTCATCTCTAACACCATCAACACCGGGAATCTTGGCGCCTATCAGCCCTTTAATGGGCCGAGCGTTTACGGTGTGTGGGGAGCCCTCGGCTCCAAGGACGGTAGCGAATCGGTGACCGCACCATGA